The genomic interval AGCACGGCGCTCTGGGGTCCATTGATCAGGGCGATTGCAATACGGGCGTCCTCCGACAGGTGTGCATTGACGGCGTCGACATATTTCTGGAGTTGATCGAGGGGACAGTCGGTCACACTAAGCATGGGTCCCGGAAAGCCCTCCCCATGAGCCTCCGCATCAGCGACAATCACTGGTGGCAGCTCGGCCACCGCAAAGTGGTCTTGGCTGTAGGCTCCAATGGCCAACAGGAGGCGCAGGGCATCCAGGGACAGGCTGTCAAACTGGGTCCATGACTGGGCCACGGCTGTAACCGTTGCGGTGACAATGCCCTGCGAGTGGCCGGTGGTCCCAGCGAGTGCAGCCTGGATCTGTGCTGGAGTGGACCCCAGAACACGCCCAATCACGCGATACCAAGCCAGTTGGAGAAGACCGATCAGCGGCATACTAAGTGGGGCCGAGATCAAGTAGGCTGAGTCTGGGGCCCGTTCGGAATGCTCCAGCCAAGTGATAATATCCAGACCCTGGTGATAAAAGCGGCTGAACCGGTCGTCGAGCGACTGGCGCTGCAGCATGCTGGATGCGGAGACGACCAAGTCACGCACTAGTGGCCGGTAGGTATTGTACACCATTCGTAGCTCGTCGAAATAATTCTCATCGTTACCCTGGCCGCCAAACATGGTGTACAAGTGCGCCTTGCGGTCCAACGCGGCGGCCATAAGCGCGGACGGTGGATGGGATGGCCGACTGATCTTTCGCAAAGCATGACGCGCCTGAAAATAGGCTGCTAAAATGGTCGATTTGACTTCGGTGCTTGCGTCCAACTCCTTCACCACTACATGCACTTCCCGATTCCACAGGATGTCTCTCTCGAAGGTGTCCATCGCCGTGGCGAGGAGCACCCGCAAGTCATCCTCTTTCAACCCACGGCGCTCCCGCTCCAGGCGGCGTACCGTAAAGCTGAGGAATCGAGCCCAGAGCTCAACCAGCGACGACAATTCCTCGTCACCCGAAGTCTTGCTCAGGTCGTGGAGGAAGTCATCGCGCAGCTGCAGAGCCGTTGGGTAGGACCCGCTGGCAACGGTGAGAGAGTGCTCAAAGACATGGTAGGTAATGGTAAGGGTCTGACACGCATgggaggaagtggaggaggtggagagaagTTCGGGAGTGGCCCATCCAGAGCCAAGGGCAAAAGAGGCCGCGGAACCAGCGCTGGCCAAGGAAGGGGAACGGGAAGCAACAGAGGAGGCGTTAATCGTAGAGAACATTATGGCGGTAAATCGTAGTATAGTGGATCAATCGTTGGGTATTCggtattttctttgttgaatatggatcttctttgtttctgcaAGGCTAATTACcgtttctctttgtttttgaaGATATTCGCAAAGATATTTAATCCAAACGGGTCGCGCGTTGGAACCCAAATCGGGAAGTCAGCCCTAAGCGTCTCACTTTGCATACGCGCTAACATGCACGGTGGGCTCAGCCTGCAGCCCTCGAGCCTCACATCCCAGTCTAGTTTCCCTCCCAAACTAGAATCTGACGTGTGTTGGCTCTCTAAAAATATGATGGGCTAATTGGTTTAGGCACCGTCATTCTGTCGATCATGGGTGAGCGTCCTAGTTTAAGAATGGCAGCAGGTAATCGCTTTTTTTTCGTGCATCTCAACAacttctctcccttcttctctgcccCTTCCTCGGTCAGATTCCTCCCAGTTTGATTATAGTAAAAAACCTTTGCTGCCAGACACTGGTTGTCAATTAGCATCATGGGTTTAACACCGAAGTGCGGTATGTTCTCTTAATTTCTCTAGAGTTTTAtgttttcttattttctattcCGCGTTTAATAATAATTCCCCGCTTCCCACGTTCTTAATTCCCCGATCTCCCATCGCTATCTATCTCTCCTCAAAATCAGTGTTACTGATCCTTACGACACTCAAAATTCACCTATTTCGTAAGCGACACAGAACTGATAAATTAATGCAGATCTCACCAATGAGAATGCGCAGTATCCCTACTGTGCCAGTCCCCCCGCCGCCATTATCTTCTCCGTGCTCTTTGGAGTGACATTCGCAGGCCACTTAGCCCTGGCCATTCTGTACCGTAAGAGATTCTGCTGGGTGATCATCGTCGGCAGTGGTTGGGAATGTCTGGGTTTGATCATGCGTGCCTACTCGACGCTGGACCAGACCAAGTCATCCACCCTGGCTGCTGCCCAGCTGCTCGTCCTGCTCGCCCCGCTGTGGATTAACGCATTCGTGTACATGATTTTCGGTCGCATGGTTTACTATTTCACCCCGaacaagaagatcaaggGCATCAAAGCCGAGAGCATGgccaagatcttcatctgGCTCGATATAACGTGAGCGCCCTCCGCGAGATCATGTCGATTCCGAAGACACTGACCATGGTCTTAGCGCCTTTATCATCCAAGGTACCGGTGGTATTTTGGACTCCGACGGCTTCGGTGAGAAGTTGAATCGGACCGGTATGAACATTTACACGGCTGGTATCGCCATCCAGGaattcttcatcctctgttTCCTCGCTCTGTTGATCGTGTTCCATAAGCGCATGCTGTCGGGATACCGGAATCTCGAGCGCGGAAATGGGTGGAAGCTGATGGTCTATGGCATGTATGCGACATTGCTATGCCTGACAGTAAGtgtcctcttccttggccCTTTTCAAAGCACAATTTTGACAACTACGGCATAGACCCGTATCGTCTACCGTCTTATCGAGTTTGCCAACCCCAACCAGGCGGGTAAGACCGTGCTCAGCACCAAGGAGGCCCCGTTCTACATCCTCGAATGTGTCCCCATCTTCATCGGTATGATGCTCTGGAATGTCTTGCACCCGGGTCGGATGATGCCGGGTCCCGACAGCGAGTTCCCCAAGCTCTCGCGCtccgagaagaagcagatgaAACAGGAGGCAAAAGAGGCGAAGAAGCAGGAACGCCGAGTGGGCTTTAGTAAAAAGTATACCGCTGTCAACGACTCGGAATACACTCTCACGCGCCCCAGTGATGAGGAGCATGAGGCTGGCTACGGCGGTGGACGCTGGCCCCTGAACGAGGTGGAATCGGGACGAGGGGGTTATGGCGGTCGTGAGTATGGCTATGTCCGTTGAGGATGGTTAGGATGGGGATGATACTGTGTGGAACTGGGAAAAAGGCTGGACCTGGAGGTTTTTGGGTGTTTTTCctctttatttatttatattttttgttttgtttgacTTTAAAACTTCAAATCTTCATTATGCTATGCTCTAGTTGACAGATATCGACATATATCTGGGTTACATATGTACACAATGGATAACGAACGTGATGCTTCTATAAAAATTCAAGAACTCCTGATAGAATTCCTCACAGCCACCTGCCTCCAACGCCAGCAGATCggatataaataagataataaaaaatatataaaaaatcaaaatagaagaaaaacagaagGACGTGAACCATCAAACTAATCAATCAAGGGGGATATCactggagaagagagagactACATGTTCTTGCCGAGACATGCGGTATGCAAGGGCGTCTGCCCCTCGAGATCGCGGATCATCAACTGGGCCCCGGCTTGCACCAGCATTTCGACCAAATCACGCCGATTTCGCTCACAGGCAAGATGCAAGGCTGTACGGCCCAACCAGTCCTGCGCGTCCACCTGGAGAGCGTGGCGGCGTGTCGGACACAGCAACACTTGCACCACTTCTGGCCGATGATGCTTGACAGCCAGGTGCAGCGCCGTTTCACCCTCCCGTGTTGTCACGTTGATATTTACGCCGCTGCCGGTTGGTGAGTCCAACAGTAGCGTCACCAGGCGGGCGTGTCCCTCCATCGCTGCGAGATGTAGGGGCGTCAGCCCGGCGCTATCGGCGATCG from Aspergillus flavus chromosome 7, complete sequence carries:
- a CDS encoding RTA1 domain protein, with protein sequence MRAYSTLDQTKSSTLAAAQLLVLLAPLWINAFVYMIFGRMVYYFTPNKKIKGIKAESMAKIFIWLDITAFIIQGTGGILDSDGFGEKLNRTGMNIYTAGIAIQEFFILCFLALLIVFHKRMLSGYRNLERGNGWKLMVYGMYATLLCLTTRIVYRLIEFANPNQAGKTVLSTKEAPFYILECVPIFIGMMLWNVLHPGRMMPGPDSEFPKLSRSEKKQMKQEAKEAKKQERRVGFSKKYTAVNDSEYTLTRPSDEEHEAGYGGGRWPLNEVESGRGGYGGREYGYVR